TTCACCGGCCTCAATAAGATAAAGCCGGAAATGATCCAGGAGGCCACAGCCAAGGCCAGAGAGGTTGCCTTGAAGTTTGCCGAAGATTCGAAAAGCAAGCTGGGCAAGATAAAGCGAGCCTCTCAGGGCCAGTTTTCCATAAAGCCCAGAGACAAGAACAATCCTCATCTCAAGAAGATCCGCGTGGTATCCACCGTGGAATATTATCTGTCAGACTAGAGGGCTTGACAGGGCCGCCTTACTCGGCCACATTAGGGCAGGATGCCAGGTTTGCCCTTGCTGGGCTTTGGAATGCCGATTGATTGCGTTTACAGCAGCACTATTGTTGCCGCCTCTATAGCCGAACAAGAGCTGGCGGAATGGTAAACCTTCGCAGAAGGGTCACCGCGAGCAGGGCGCACTGATTCGGCCTACCCTGTGGTAAAGCCTGTGTCTAATTTCCGTTCTGCAGGTATGGGCTGCAGCTTCCCCGGGTGAAGGGATGTTCCATGGAACAGTCCCCAGGGAATTCATGAAACAGCAAGCCCATGCTGTAACTGCAGGCAAAATACATTCAGCAGGCAGATGGAGAGCAGTCATGAGGACAGATGCATCAGAGTTCGAAACACTGGAAGATATGGCGGCAGCAACGGCGGCTGGCCTTGACGAGGCAGCGGCACGATCTGCATTTCTGTTGTTCAGAGACAAGAAGTTCCGGCGACTGGCGCGCTTCAAACGCTTGAGCCGGGTTGAGCAGGATAGGATTTTCAATGAGCTGGTCGTCTCCTACATTGTGCTGGTCATGCTGGTGCTGGAGGCTCCGGACCTGCG
The nucleotide sequence above comes from Deltaproteobacteria bacterium. Encoded proteins:
- a CDS encoding SIMPL domain-containing protein, whose protein sequence is FTGLNKIKPEMIQEATAKAREVALKFAEDSKSKLGKIKRASQGQFSIKPRDKNNPHLKKIRVVSTVEYYLSD